The Streptomyces sp. NBC_00306 sequence GGCCTCCTACTTCGCGGGCCCCAAGGTCCGCTGGCTGCTGGACAACGTCGAGGGCCTGCGTGAGCGCGCCGAGCGCGGCGACATCCTCTTCGGCACCATGGACTCCTGGGTCATCTGGAACCTCACCGGTGGCACGGACGGCGGTGTGCACGTCACGGACGTCACCAACGCCTCGCGCACCATGCTGATGAACCTGCACACCATGGAGTGGGACGACAAGATCCTCAGCTCCATGGAGATCCCGGCCGCGGTGCTGCCGGAGATCCGGTCCTCCGCCGAGGTCTACGGCAGCGCCAAGGGCGGCGCCCTGGCCGGCGTACCCGTGGCTTCCGCGCTCGGCGACCAGCAGGCGGCCCTGTTCGGCCAGACCTGTTTCGCCGAGGGCGAGGCCAAGTCGACGTACGGCACCGGCACCTTCATGCTGATGAACACCGGCGAGACGCCCGTCAACTCCTACAACGGGCTGCTGACGACGGTCGGTTACCGCATCGGTGACCAGAAGGCCGTCTACGCCCTCGAAGGTTCCATCGCCGTCACCGGCTCGCTCGTGCAGTGGATGCGCGACCAGATGGGCCTCATCAACTCCGCGGCCGAGATCGAGACGCTGGCCCTGTCGGTCGAGGACAACGGCGGCGCGTACTTCGTGCCGGCCTTCTCCGGACTGTTCGCCCCGTACTGGCGTCCCGACGCCCGCGGTGTGATCGCCGGCCTCACCCGCTATGTCACCAAGGCGCACATCGCGCGCGCCGTGCTCGAGGCCACCGCCTGGCAGACCCGTGAGATCAGCGACGCCATGACCAAGGACTCCGGCGTCGAGCTGACCGCACTCAAGGTCGACGGCGGCATGACCTCCAACAACCTGCTGATGCAGACCCTCTCGGACTTCCTGGACGCACCGGTCGTGCGCCCCATGGTCGCCGAGACGACCTGCCTCGGCGCGGCCTACGCCGCCGGCCTGGCCGTCGGCTTCTGGCCCGACACCGACGCTCTGCGCGCCAACTGGCGCCGGGCCGCCGAGTGGACCCCCCGCATGGACGCCACCCAGCGGGACCGTGAGTACAAGAGCTGGCTCAAGGCCGTCGAGCGGACCATGGGCTGGCTCGAGGACGAGGAGTAAAAAATCATGACCACCCTGCAGAGCGTCCCCGCCACGGGGACGCGTCCGGCCGCCGGCTCCCTGCCGGGCCGTGCCGAGACTCGGGAGCAGCTTTCCAAGGCGAC is a genomic window containing:
- the glpK gene encoding glycerol kinase GlpK; the protein is MTDAHTTGPFIAAIDQGTTSSRCIVFDKDGRIVSVDQKEHEQIFPKPGWVEHDAAEIWTNVQEVVDAAVAKAGITAADVKAIGITNQRETTLLWDKNTGEPVHNALVWQDTRTDALCKELGRNVGQDRFRRETGLPLASYFAGPKVRWLLDNVEGLRERAERGDILFGTMDSWVIWNLTGGTDGGVHVTDVTNASRTMLMNLHTMEWDDKILSSMEIPAAVLPEIRSSAEVYGSAKGGALAGVPVASALGDQQAALFGQTCFAEGEAKSTYGTGTFMLMNTGETPVNSYNGLLTTVGYRIGDQKAVYALEGSIAVTGSLVQWMRDQMGLINSAAEIETLALSVEDNGGAYFVPAFSGLFAPYWRPDARGVIAGLTRYVTKAHIARAVLEATAWQTREISDAMTKDSGVELTALKVDGGMTSNNLLMQTLSDFLDAPVVRPMVAETTCLGAAYAAGLAVGFWPDTDALRANWRRAAEWTPRMDATQRDREYKSWLKAVERTMGWLEDEE